The DNA window CAGGCACGCGGATGACCTCCCGCCCCGACGGGGCGAAGGCGACAAACTGAGGGCGGAAGCCTCGCAGACGAAGAACCACCCACCCGTCATCCGATACCCAGAGCCTCTGGGGAGGCGACTCCCCCTCCTCTGGCGCCCGTTCCCAGACAACACGCGACTCCGGTGCCCCCGGGACATGCTCGACCAGCCTGTAGCCAAATCCGCGCGGCGTCCCTTGGCCTGAATCCTCGCCCAGCGTCACGTCGCATTCAGAGCGGCTCCGCCTCCAGTTGCGGCTCGAGCTCGCTGCCAGCGTGAAGCGGCCACTCGAGGACGTCGCGGTACGGTCGGGGTAGTGGGTCACCGTCACGGCCTCGACCTCCCGTTCACGGAGCGTCGCGCCCTGGCCGGACGACGCACGCCGAGATAGCCAGAGACCAGCGCGTGGAGCTCCCGCTCGAAGCGCGGACTCTCGAGCAGCTCCGGATGGAAGAGGAGCGCGTGGTCCGTGAGTGCATCGAGCGAGGTCACCAGGACGTGTGCCGTCAGTGACGGGTCGACGACATCGAGCTCATCACGCCGATCCACCAGCCATTCCGTCAGCGCGTCAGCGAGCCGTCGGTTGACCCGCTCGAAGAGCTCCAGCGCCCCCTGCCGAGGCAGCTCGACGAGCACCGCCCGATAGAGCGGGGCATCGCGACGAGAGACGTCGAGAGCGGCGCGCACAATCGTCACGATTCCCTCAGCGACCGACGCATCGCGAAGCGCCGCCCCCACTTCCATCAGCCGCGCCGTCATCTCGTCGGCGAGGCGCTCAACGAGCGCGAGCAGCAGCGCCTCCTTGTTCGGGAAGTACTGGTACAGGCTGCCCACACTCACCCCCGCGTCACGAGCAATCCGGTTGGTGGTCAGCGCCTGCCAGCCATCGCGGAGCAAAACGCGAGCTGTCGTCTGAATCAGCGCATCGACCAGTGCCTTGCTGCGGGTCTGCGAGGGCTGCTTTCGAGTGCCGGACCGACTGGAACCACGAGCTGTCTTGCGCATCGCCACCCTCCTGCACGCGGCCACTCGAACGCGAGCACCTCGCGAGTCGAGAACGCGAGCATCCTTTCATATTTTCAGCGCATGAGCCAACGCGCCCGCCTCGCCACACTCGATGTCTTGAGGGGCTTCTGCCTGCTCGGCATCCTCGTGATGAACATCCAATCCTTCGCGATGCCGGTCGCGGCCTACCTGAATCCCACCGTGTTCGGCGCGCTCGATGGCCTCGACGGCGTCACATGGGTCGTCGGCCGACTCCTCTTCGACTGCAAGTTCCTCAACCTGTTCGCCATGCTCTTCGGCGCGTCCCTCGTCCTCGGGGGCGACGACACGCGTCCACGCCGCCGCCTCGCGTGGCTCGTGGTCTTCGGGTTGCTGCATGCGTATGGCGTCTGGTACGGCGACATCCTGTTCACCTACGGCGTCGTCGGCATGCTGGTCGTCGGCGCGCGGACCTGGACTCCCAAGCGCCAGCTGCGCCTGGGCCTCGTGCTCATCTCCGTCGGGCCAATGCTCACGCTGGCGACCGCCCTCGCGTTCGACCACCTCCCCCACTCCATTCTCGACGAGTTCCTCAAGTACCTCGATGGACGCACGGTCGAGGGAGAGCTCGCGGCCTTCCGGGGCGACTGGCTGACCCAGCTCCCCGTCCGGGCAACGATTGCCTTCTCGGGCCAGACCACCTCGCTCCTCTACGAGACAGGCTGGAGGGCCGCGGGGTTCATGCTGCTCGGCATGGCGGGCCTTCAACGTGGCCTGTTCGCGGGAACCGCCCTGTCTTCACGGGTCGCACTGCTCCTCTGGGGGCTTGGCCTCACGGTGACCGGGGCGGGCATCGCCGTGCAGTGGGCCTGGGAGTTCTCACCCCGTGCCTGGCTGTTCGCCCAGGTGCTGCATGAAGCAGGCGCGGTGCCCCTGGCCATCGCCATCGGGCACACCGTGGTGAGCCTGGCGCAGCGCTTCGCGAAGGCCACGCCCACGCGCGCCATCGCGGCCCTCGGCGGTGTCGCGTTCACCGCCTACCTGATGCAGTCCATCCTCGGAACGCTGGTCTTCGGAGGACACGGCCTCGGTGCCTTCGGGACGTGGAGCCGCTCGACGCTCCTGCTCGCCGCGTGCGGCTTCTGGCTGGTGCAGGTCCTGCTCGCCAGCCTGTGGTCGAGACACTTCGGACGAGGGCCGCTCGAGGCACTCTGGAGAGGGCTCGTGCGCAGGGACTTCTCGCTGCGCCCGCGCACCGTCCACGCCGAGGAGCCCAGCCCATGACGCCCACGGATGCGCCCGCTCACGCGGTCACGGCACGCGCGGCCCCATCGCGCCCCGGGCGAACATCCGCGCGAGCCACGAATCCCGCGCCGCGAGGCACGCGCGAGCCAGCTCTGACTGGGGCGCGATGTCATAGAAGCCATGGAAGGCTCCGCCCCAGACGTGCAGCTCACACTCCCCTCCCGCCGCCAGGATTCCGGCCGCGTAGGCGACGGCTTCATCCCGAAACGTCTCCGCGCCCCCCACGTCGATGAAGGTCGGAGGCAGCCGGCTCAAGTCTGAGGCACGCGCGGGCGCGGAATAGGGAGACACCTCAGGACCACCGCACCGGTCTCCCAGCACGGCCCGCCAGGCCGTCAGGTTGCTGGTCCGGTCCCACACGCCAACCCCCTCGTACCGATGCGCCGAGCCCGTCTCGTTCCGGTCATCCAGCATCGGGCACTGCAGGAGCTGCCCCAACAGCCGAGGCCCCTGCCTGTCGCGAGCCAGCAACGTGGTCCCCGCCGCGAGCCCACCACCCCCACTCCCACCGAAGATGACCAACTGGTTTGGGTCAAACCGCAGCATCTCCGCGTGCGCCGCCATCCACGTCAGCCCGGCGTAGCAGTCCTCCACCAGGGTCGGCGCGGGATGCTCGGGAGCCAGGCGGTACTCGACCGTCACGCAGACCGCGTCATGACGCAGCGCCCAGTCCACCAGCGGCCTCGCCCCGGCGAAGCGGGTCCCCATCACCATGCCGCCCCCATGGATGAGATAGACGGCGGGCCCGGGAACCACGTGGTCCTTGCGAGCCACCACCGAGACCACGATGTCGGCGCCCTGATACCCGGGGATGGTGTAGTCAACGCAGCTGACCTCCGCGTCCCCTATCAGGCTGTCCCGCGTCACGTGGCTCAGCCGGCGGAAGTGCTCGAGCTGCTCCAACGTCATCTTCAAGGGGACATAGCCCTCCAACGGAGAGAGCAAAGGCGCCAGTTGCGGATCAAAGTCCGGGGGCAAGGTCGAGCGAGTCATGAGTGTTCCACTCTGACAGCGCGATGAGGCCCGCGCTACTTGGAGCTCACGGGCGCGACGTCGCCGACACGCTCCGCGAACGGACGGGCCTGACGGACCAGCGAGAGCAGCACCTTGCCGGGCTCCTCGGCCAGCATCTCGTGTGCGGACTGCTCGAACCAGACGAGCTGCTTCGACGGTGCCTTGATGCCCGCGAACCACTCCGCGGCAACCGGCGCCGAGACATTCCGGTCATGACGTCCCAGGAACAACAGCACCGGTGTCTTCAACTGCTTCACCTGCGACAGGTCCGTCGTCAGGATGGCGGGGAGC is part of the Myxococcus landrumus genome and encodes:
- a CDS encoding DUF418 domain-containing protein, which gives rise to MSQRARLATLDVLRGFCLLGILVMNIQSFAMPVAAYLNPTVFGALDGLDGVTWVVGRLLFDCKFLNLFAMLFGASLVLGGDDTRPRRRLAWLVVFGLLHAYGVWYGDILFTYGVVGMLVVGARTWTPKRQLRLGLVLISVGPMLTLATALAFDHLPHSILDEFLKYLDGRTVEGELAAFRGDWLTQLPVRATIAFSGQTTSLLYETGWRAAGFMLLGMAGLQRGLFAGTALSSRVALLLWGLGLTVTGAGIAVQWAWEFSPRAWLFAQVLHEAGAVPLAIAIGHTVVSLAQRFAKATPTRAIAALGGVAFTAYLMQSILGTLVFGGHGLGAFGTWSRSTLLLAACGFWLVQVLLASLWSRHFGRGPLEALWRGLVRRDFSLRPRTVHAEEPSP
- a CDS encoding alpha/beta hydrolase — translated: MTRSTLPPDFDPQLAPLLSPLEGYVPLKMTLEQLEHFRRLSHVTRDSLIGDAEVSCVDYTIPGYQGADIVVSVVARKDHVVPGPAVYLIHGGGMVMGTRFAGARPLVDWALRHDAVCVTVEYRLAPEHPAPTLVEDCYAGLTWMAAHAEMLRFDPNQLVIFGGSGGGGLAAGTTLLARDRQGPRLLGQLLQCPMLDDRNETGSAHRYEGVGVWDRTSNLTAWRAVLGDRCGGPEVSPYSAPARASDLSRLPPTFIDVGGAETFRDEAVAYAAGILAAGGECELHVWGGAFHGFYDIAPQSELARACLAARDSWLARMFARGAMGPRVP
- a CDS encoding TetR/AcrR family transcriptional regulator, producing the protein MRKTARGSSRSGTRKQPSQTRSKALVDALIQTTARVLLRDGWQALTTNRIARDAGVSVGSLYQYFPNKEALLLALVERLADEMTARLMEVGAALRDASVAEGIVTIVRAALDVSRRDAPLYRAVLVELPRQGALELFERVNRRLADALTEWLVDRRDELDVVDPSLTAHVLVTSLDALTDHALLFHPELLESPRFERELHALVSGYLGVRRPARARRSVNGRSRP